In Amphiprion ocellaris isolate individual 3 ecotype Okinawa chromosome 5, ASM2253959v1, whole genome shotgun sequence, the genomic stretch TATGTGGCTTTTAATTAAAGTGCTAAGTGACCTGTTTCTCTCCTCTGGGTCTGAATCCAGTACGCTACCCCCAGCTAATCTCCACTTCAGCATCTCCATCTGCTAATTCTGGCACAGCAATCACCACCATATACTGTGCTTTAGCTTAAAAACAAGATGCTGTACCATCCCTGGTTCACCCATGCTCCGCCCCGTCCCATAGGGAATCCCTGGTATAGGAGGAGCAGAATCGCGTTCACGTCCCCCTGGTGCTGTTGCCAGGCAGTTTACATCCAGTTGTATTACTCAGCTCTCTTGTTTGAAAGCCTCTTAAGTGCTATCTCCTTAAGCTGGTGTTGACCATGAAGAAGGTGGAAGCACTGCGGTGCTGTTGTAGAATTCTGCACTGGGTGGGGTGCCTCCTAAATAGACCTAATTGAGTTATGGTATGTGGGATGGTGTTGTTGTAGTATACTGCGAGTGCACAGGCTTGTTTAAACACCTGCTGGCAACCTAATCTTGTTAATAAGCAATGGAAGAGATAATATTGCTGCAAAGATATGCCGTGTCTATACACAGAACGCAAAAGCAATTATTAAGTGAGTGGAACACGTGTCTGATGTAAATGAGATAAAAGAATTAGGAATATAAAAGTTGGACAATGCCGGCAGCTCTGTGGGGCTGCTCGGAGCTAAATGCTAAACATGCTGACGTGCTTACAATGACCCTTCGAACATGGATGTAATGTTTACTGTGGTTACCAAATTAGTTTAGCTCCTTAGTATCCTAGGATTTGTTAATTAgcagtaaacacaaaaaacagctgaGGCGGTGGGGAATGCTGTCGGTTTTGCTGGTTTTATATGTCAAGTAttgaacaaattaaaataacCTGATGATGGTACCAGATAATCTGAGTTCATCAAAGGTATCACACTTCATCCTGTGGGGAACATGAATATCTGCACCAAGTTTACCAAGATGGTGATCCGTGTCGTGGTTGTTGAGGCAATTCACACTAAACTATAAATGATAACCTCATGGGTGAGCCATAGAAATACCTGGGGATCaccaaaatcttcaggaagtcCGTATCAAAACTAAAAGTATCAAACTCATGGAAAATTCAAAAGACAACCAAAGTCCAGCttctgtgcaatatttaatGGTAATCCATCCAGTAGCCAGATGAGCTATTGCAGTCTGGACCTAAGTAGCAAAGCGAGCATCACTCCCAATCCCTAGATGAAAACGTGATGACTCTATTTCCCGCGTCTTCATACACAGTAAAGGGTTTAAAGGGTTTTAATGCGGAGCTGCTTTTAAGTAAAAGCTGCCAGAATTACTGCTTTATCTTCCAAGTCGGTGGAGTAAGTGTTAGCGCCATATGGGCAAGCAGATGCCCATTACACCTCTCAGGAGCTCCCAGAAGCGAATGACTGCATGGGCTACATCAAGGTTTCTCATCCTCTCTCAGCCCTCTCTCCTCCACACTCCATTTGTAGTGTTAGAGTTACAGAATGATGCAGAAAGTTTTGACATTCTTCTTTCTGTGCCCAGTCATCCTGAAAAAAATCTTAGGCCTgctaaaaagttttttttttcatgtttgccCTAAATTCAGAATGCTGAAGCCGTTGCATTAAAAATTAACGTGTCCATCTTTTTCTTTTCGCTTTCTTTGAGGCATGGCACGTACTAATATCTCATAGTGTTTAATGATGTTCGGAGGAGCTAATGATCAAGTCCTTATGGGCCTGTTGGATAGATGAAAGCCCTCAATGGAATTTGATCTGTTTCCAAGTAGTTCAGAGCAGTGTTTTGTGCATGCATTGTAATGAGCTGAACTTGCATTTTCTCCAAAACTGTTGATGCTGCACATAACCCACATTCTCACAAGGTTAGCGGGGGAGCAGTTGTTGTTCTTAGTTGATCTGCTGTCTTATGTAATTGCTACATTTACAAGAACCATGAAGGATTATGTGATAACTCAATAATTGTTACATACAAAGACTAAGCAGAGGCAACATTCATGCTGTCTGTGAGGCTGTACTGAGGCTCAGTGGAGGTTTGATCTGAATGCCTAATACAGCATCCTAACACACTCACAGTGACAACAATATATTGATATTTTGCAGGTGTGCTATCCATACTCatcatcatagtttagcacATTTGTATGCAGAGGTTTGCTACTACAGTTGAGGAtggtgtggggttttttttgttgttgtttttgctggtGTTTTGTCATAAACCAAATTATGGACAAATTAAAATTTCGATCTGGTGGTTGCACTGTGAAAAGATCACCAAAGTCACGACAATTCTTCTTGGAGAACACTTGAATTTGTTTACCAGATTTAATATAATAGTTGTTGAGAAAACTTAAGGAAAGCTTAGGGCATCACCAAAGTCAGGAGGATTAACATCTAACAAAATATCAattgtttctgtatttcatgacatgttttgtcttttcttttccagaTTATCCTGGTGACTCCAAGATCCTGCTGTAAAATTCTACCCTTGGCTTCACCTCCTGACCACCTAATTTCATCGACTGAAAGCGTAATCAGTTGAAGGTCTGGTTGATGACTGTAACGCACCCTCTTCCAAAGTCATCTGACCCTCCTCCTGTCCCTCCTCAGCATGGCTAGACGGAGGTTAGACTGCTTTCTTCTGGGCCAGATGTTTGCTGGCCTGATCCTGCTGTCAATAGCGCTATCATTCGTCCAGAGCAATGAGTGCccccagctgtgtgtgtgtgagatccGGCCCTGGTTTACCCCCCAGTCCACCTACAGAGAAGCCATTACGGTGGACTGCAATGACCTTCGCTTGACACGCATCCCGGGGAACCTCTCCAGTGACACTCAAGTTCTCCTCTTACAAAGCAATTATATTGCCAGAACCAGTGAGGAGCTGGAGCAGCTCTTCAATCTAACTGAGCTGGACTTGTCCCAGAACAACTTCAGTAGCATTCGAGATGTTGGCCTTACCAATATGTCCCAGCTCACCACActtcatctggaggagaaccagatCACGGAAATGCCAGATTACTGTCTGCAGGACCTCAGCAACCTACAGGAACTCTACATCAACCACAATCAGATCAACACTATTTCCGCTAATGCCTTCTCTGGGCTCCACAATCTGCTCAGGCTCCACCTCAACTCAAACAAACTCAAGACCATCAACAGTCAGTGGTTTGAATCGACACCCAATCTAGAGATCCTCATGATTGGGGAGAACCCTGTTGTTGGAATTATGGACTTTAATTTCAAGCCACTGGGCAACCTGAGGAGCCTGGTTTTGGCTGGGATGGATTTGACAGATGTCCCTGGAAATGCCTTAGTGGGGCTTGACAATCTTGAGAGCCTCTCTTTCTATGACAATAAGCTGGTCCGGGTTCCTCAGAGAGCCCTTCAGAAACTACCTAACCTCAAGTTCTTGGATTTGAACAAAAACCCAGTGCACAAGATTCAAGAAGGAGATTTCAAGAACATGCTGAGACTGAAGGAACTGGGTATAAACAACATGGGAGAGCTGGTTTCTATCGACCGTTATGCTTTGGACAACCTTCCCGAGCTCACTAAGCTGGAGGCTACAAACAACCCCAAGTTCTCCTACATCAACCGTCAGGCCTTTCGTGATGTTCCAGCTTTGGAGAGTCTGATGTTGAACAACAATGCCCTGAATGCCCTCTATCAGTCCACAGTAGACTCTCTCCCCAACTTGCGTGAGATCAGCATCCATAGCAACCCTCTGCGCTGTGACTGCGTCATCCAGTggatgagctccaacaaaaccacaGTACGCTTTATGGAACCAGTAGCAATGTTTTGCGCCATGCCCGCAGATGTCAGGGGTATGCATGTGCGTGACGTGTTGCAGAACAACTTAGCAAACCAGTGCTTGCCCATGATTTCCCATGATACCTTCCCCAACCACCTCAGTTTGGACATTGGCATGACCGTGGACTTGGACTGCAGAGCGATGTCCCAGCCTGAGCCTGAAATCTACTGGGTGACACCAATGGGGAACAAGGTAATGATTGACACCCTGTCTGACAAGTACAGCCTCAACAATGAAGGGACACTGAGAATTTCTCATATCCAGGTGGAAGACTCTGGCAGATACACCTGTGTGGCTCAAAACTCTGAGGGAGCTGATACAAGAGTAACAGCCATACGGGTGAACGGCACTCTGTTAGACAGCACGCAGCTCATGAAGATCTACGTCAAACAGACAGAATCCCACTCAATACTTGTCTCCTGGAAAATAAACTCAAACGTGATGACCTCTAACCTCAAGTGGTCGTCTGCAACCATGAAAATAGACAACCCACATATTACTTACACTGCCAGGGTACCTGTGGACGTCCACGAGTACAACCTTACACATTTACAACCAGCAACTGAATACGAAGTGTGCCTGACTGTCTCCAACATCCACCAACAAACCCAAAAGTCATGCGTGAACGTGACGACAAAGCAAGCGGCCTTTGCTGTGGAAATATCGGATCAAGGGACCAACACTGCTCTGGCTGCAGTTATGGGAACGATGTTTGCAATCATCAGCCTGGCCTCTCTGGGTGTGTATATTGCTAAGAGGTGGAAGAGGAAAAACTATCACCATTCCCTCAAAAAGTATATGCAGAAAACCTCATCAATACCACTAAATGAGTTGTACCCACCTCTTATCAACTTGTGGGAGACGGACAgtgagaaggagaaggagggcTCCTCCGAGGCCAAGCCCAGCCAGGTCGACACCACACGCAGCTATTACATGTGGTGAGAGCTGCTTTCCACTGGAAGATGCAGAGACATGTTTGTTTCAGGAGCACAATATACATACTTGCTTCTTTGTGTAAGAGTGAactaagcttttttttcttttcatatttcctttttgttttattcggCCCTCTCAGACTGAAGTGAACAATGAACTGACATTTTCGGATCTCTAGTTTAGCTCACTGCCTTTTTACCTCTCGCCCATTTTGACAAACAATACGGCAGCTTTGTTTAGCTTCCTGGACTTAGTAGTCACTGTGCTTTACTTTTAGTACTCGTTTTGATGAACACAGCATGAGCATTGTCACGGATTCCGTGTGTGGGAGCAAAGGAAAAGCTGAAATCTGATCCGTTTTTGACATGTTTCTCTGGCAGAACTGTTAGTGACTGcaatctttctttctcttgtaaAACAGTTTCACTGTTGACTGTTGTGCACTGAAATATATATACTAATTTGTCTATCAACTCAAATGTAAGCTGACAAAGTATGTTTAGACTTGATATACCGTCTATTGAATAATGTTAGAAATTCTTCTGTAATGTTGTATCAGCTAtgatttaatttactttttgtacattaaaataacagtatGTTTAATTTAGACTTTACGTTTGCAGAGCAACTACTGTAAACCAGCAATAGGAATATGAATGTTAAAAACTAGGTAAATAGATGTAaggctttttaaatttcttaaatattttgtttcttattttgctAGAATATGTCTACAATCACTGGCTTTGTTGtgatttacacacacaaacatgttgttttttgaGGAGCAAGTTAAATAAAATCTTCTTTCCTCATATTTTTTAAACCATGATTTCAATACCAAGTGTCATTTTTATATACAGTAGGTACAGTCAGGTGTGaagtatatattaaatatatgtgggtttttttgtagaAGCAGGCATTTACATGTTGAAagcaaatgtttaaaagctgaaaTTGTTGTAGGGAAAACTCATCTCATATTAATCTCTTTCATTAGGATTCTATTAATATCAAGGGGCTGAGCATAGCTTTAGGTGTTAGGTTGCAGTCTAAGTGTTGATAGAAAGAAAGTGGAAGATGCAGACTGCAGTGTGTTCTCTCTGCAAAGCAATTATCAGGGAATAATTTAAATTCTAGTCCCGGTGGAATACAATTACTGCACAATATGCCTCCGAGTACATATGGTAacttcaaaaacaaagaaattactCAGTCAAAACCAAGACATTAGATGTAGTGCCTGCCATTTTTGTTCACCCTCTGTTTTATTAAACCAGGCTTACTTCTGCATCACCAAGTCTGCAGAAAGGAAACAACAGGAGAAGTATAATGCAACCAAGACAAGATCAAGGTAGAATGATGGACAGTTAAAGCAAGTACAGACTGCAGCATTATTTGGCACCAGACAACATTGCAATACTCAACCATAGGTCTCATATTCTCAgcattttttactgtttgtgatAGGGAATATACAGCATGCCTCAGACTGCAAAATAATCATTACTGTGCTGTAAGGGCTTTCTGTTACTGTAACATGATTAatagcttttcttttctctcttcagtaaaataacatgaaacaaCAATCTGGTCTGTCTACAAAAACAAGTGAGAAAGCCATGCGTTGAGTTTCTTGCAATGCAGTTTTTGCAGGGGTCCGTAACAATGCAAATCGCTGTGGCTCACAGTGTAGAAGAAGTAGATCTCCAGTGGGAGCCCAGAAGCTCTGTTTGTTTCTGATGTTGACTGACAGCTCTGAGGCTTGTGGTGCAATCAAACCATCTCCGTTTAGTCTCCCCTGGCAACGTGCTCGTTCTCCTGCATGCTCTCTCCGCCCCTCTTCTCCTCAGTTAttgctggaatggagacaaatATTCTTCAGTGTGGGGAAAAGCAAATGGACAGTTCATCAACCATTTGTAACTTTGTGTGCGGCAGCTGAGTCCATGTTAACATCCACTGTTATCagtgagtttatagctttacATAAATATGAATCTATGTGGAAATTATATGAATTTTATACCAGAAATAACTCCTTGATAAGTTCTTTAATTACTggtaaaacacacaacattttttaataCTTGCATAAATacgtaatgattttttttataacacACTGCAATGTGGTTGTGTGTTTACTGATGCATTTGCCAAAAACGCCTCTGAAGCATCTGTTACTGGTACAAACTCAGCTAAGTGcccatattttttttatcagaaaataaaatacaaggCATACATTTATCATATTGttacattttaagaaaatatttatatattttaatccTTCTTCGCTCTCTTCTAACTACTGATTAAGACTAGGAGATATAGTCCAGAAAGAGGATCATTAGTGAAGTTTTTGACACATACAAAATCATAAACCAGGATTTAGAAGTGTTGagaaattataaatattttttaaaaattacttaaatacCTACTTAAAGCCACATTCAAGTCTGGTATAAACAATTTATTTAATGCTCATGTATGCTTAGAAACTGATAGTAAATGCTAAAAGACGGTTATGATAAGACAGAGCTTTCCTTTTAAGAGGTCGACACTTTCCTCACCTATACATAgcacataaaacagtaaaaatacacattctGTATCTCAAATAAGGCTCCTTGATTTCAGTCATATACAGCTGTCAGTAAATGATTTGGTTTTCTGTGCATCTAGAAATGCAAATGGTGAAATGGGTTAAATGCTTACTTACACATTATAACTATAATATACCACTGCTTTTCTGAATAGAGATGTCAGGAGATGCTGAGAGGGATGTCACAAGAAGagggcagagcagcagcagtctggcATTTGTTAAGCCTGTACATTGAAACTGCCACTTTGAAACATCCGCTGCCGTCCTTTTATCTGCAGGAAACTGGCGAGCCTTTATACCGACTCAGCGGGTAGCCTAGTAACAGACCGGAAATCAGCTCATTGGGACAGCTATCAATGAGAGCTTTTCAAAGCGTGTGCTGGAGCCTGCACCGTGTCCCATCCCAGTGGCCTGTTTCCATGACAacccctccctccatccacctGCGGTCTCTGGCAGCCAAGTGAGAGAAGTCCCCAGAGCCTGAAATACCACTGACAAGGTCAACACCCTGCAGGTGGGAAACCACTGAAACATCATGTACACTTTCAAAGGTGTGGAGCGAGAAAAGCTCCATCTTTGCACCAAAGGTGAAGCAGAAAGGCACAAAGCGTCTTTGTCTTggctccttttttttccttctgtcatGTTTCAGGTGAACCATGTAAAACTCCAGGATGGATACTGTGCAAGAACAAAAAAGTCATTGTGCAAATATTTACATGGGTATTGTTTCGAGTGGAGCCACTGGATCAGCGTAcagttgaattatttttaactgCATTATCTCAATCCACAGAAATCTTATAAATACTGCAGCAAATAGATGTGAGCTTTGAATCGTGACCAGAACCTACATCGAGTTTCATCGTACTAAGTTTCTAAGCTGGCAGTATGCTGGTGATGTGTTTGGACTCAGGTGATAATCTCCCAGAATGTGACTTTAGCTCTCCTTTTCCTCGATGGTAATCCTATATATCATTCATCTTGAGGCAGTTTATAGTATTAGCAGTGATAGTTGAACCActtaaaaatcttttaaaatgttctgaaGGAATGGGTCTTGATATTCAAGACAggcaaaagacatttttttaaaaaggtgacaTAAGAATCTTATAAAAGTGGTTTTAAATATGCACAGCGTCTACACAGCTTATACTGTGTACGATATTTTAGTGGAAGACTGAGACTAAAGTTATTAGGTTGCAATCAAAAATGTAAGCCGCTCTGACTGCTTACACTTTCAATATTTCCAAACAGTACAAGAGaagagttttttgtttgtttgtttgtttagaaaTATTACTTACCAATGTGTTTGGAAAATGCATTTTCCCACAATTTATATGCTAGTTGTCAGTTCTTAACACTTTTgacttttgtatttttggaaAGTAAAAACTAAGtactgaaattaaaaaataagacttCACCTCCTAAACTCTATACTTAAGCTAAAACACTTGACCATGTGGAGAAATCCAAAGGTTATATGGCCTGCTGTTCCTAGTTACGGTTGCTAGGCTATGATTGGATAATCGTTATATAAATGACTATAAACATAACTGAGAGGTTTGCGAAGTACGCGAGGAAAAAACAGACATCACACTCATCCACTCTCTGATCAGCTCTGTGTTAACACTCACTTGTCAGCACCTCAAAAGTTCGAACGTTAATCAGTCGCCGTCTTTATATAATCTACATATTCATCTCAGCTGTGAGTACTGATAGTTATAAAGCCTGTGCCTCAACTCTAATCAATTATTTATTAAATGATCCACTAATAAAGCAGAGAAACATAAATAACCACTTAAAGTGATTGCTGTTCACTGAATGaaaatggggctgcacagtggcgtagtggttagcactttcgccttgcagcgagaagatccctggttcgcgtcccggctttcccgggatctttctgcatggagtttgcatgttctccctgtgcatgcgtgggttttctccgggtactccggcttcctcccacagtccaaaaatatgctgaggttaattgattattctaaattgcccgtaggtgtgcaTGTGAGAGTGAttctttgtctctatatgtagctctgtgacagactggcgacctgtctagggtgactcctgccttcacccgagtcagctgggataggctccagcccccccgcgaccctaatgaggattaagcggtgtatagataatggatggatggatggatgaatgaaaatgaaatctgtTCACCCCACATAAGGTAACTTTTGACAGCAAAACTGATgttactttatttcatttttctaattgACAGGCCTTATGTTATCAGGTGCTGTCATCTTCGGGTCAGGGGCAGGCTGAGGATGAAGTGAAGAAGTGACAGCACTGTTTTCTTGGCAGTGGTGAGATTTCCTATGAGTAAATGGCCACATTTGcttttttgactttgtttttttgcatatttataattcaaaattaacagttttaacATTACGTCTGCATTGTTTCAGACTAAATACATTTTACCCTAATTTTTCCTGCTGACGTTCACAGTAACTtcacagcaaaagaaaacaagcattgCAGGTAAACTTCTTCAGCACACTCATAGTTGCAGTTTCACCACTGAAGgcaaaattgttattttaagaaaaatacaagAGGCTTCTCCTAAGCTGAGTGCAGTCACAGGCAGCTAAGAGCACTTTTCACCGCCTTTTGTAATCCACACAGCACTCAGCTTGTGATGGTTCAGGGAGCTCCTCACAATCTGTCCAGCATTTGGACGATGTGAAGAGCTCATAGGCATGCATAGGCAAAGTTCCCATTGGAGAGAGCAGATCGCACTGCCTCGGCTATTTTTATTGTTCCAGGGAGAGTGTGGGTGTGACTTTGCACCTCTTCCTGAAAGCAACGGACTGTCCTGCAGAGACGGCACCTGTGAGCCTGCTCTCATATTATTCACAAATTCTCACATGTACAAAGAacaattttactatttacaaCTTGCCTGTTACCCAAATAGCATTTAATGGATGATGCTCTGCAGAAGATGGTGAATTTTAAAGTTGTGCATAACCACCATCAAATTCTTGCATGAAGGAGACATTCAAAAGCACCTTTGGAAAATGTGTATGattgtgtaaaatattttgtttcttttcttcccaATGCTAACATTTTTCATGACTTTTAATAGAATCCTAGCTCTTGGGACAGCAGTGGAAGTTAATACGTATTATTTGTTCATACTGAAAGATCTCAAAAGCCAAGGAGTCTCTCTGAATCAACCAACTAAATTGTGTTACAGGCGTTTTAAATCTTGTATTCATCGTGTAGCCACCTCTTATGCTGGGCAATACTTATGCTTAGCCAATGCCATATTTCtagatcatttttaaaaataaagatcaaTTAACTAAAGATGTACACACTATCACATTTTTAGTAAACAATAGAGCAACTATAAACGCACAACAGATTAATTTGTCAGATCATCCATAGAAAAGTGAATTAAACTACAATAAATGAACTCCAAAATGGAGGACTGCAGAATATAAGACTGCTGTTCACACTAACAATCCTGGTATGGCACATTGTCACATGAATGTAAATCATGGATCAGTTCCACCCCAAAATTCTGGGGCACTGAAAAGATTTCCTTGTCCCCCAGGGGAGGGTACATTGTAAACAAAGTGTTCGTGCAGAGCAAAGCTTCTGGATTTAAACACTAAACACAGCTGATCCATATGGAAATGGAATGATCTTGCTTTCTATTTATGTTCTgagaaactgtgtgttttatgattGTGCCATGGTTTCTGTGATACTTTTATGTTTGATATTTGTATTTGCTATGATAATACAGCATTAGCAACATCTAGAACCTCAATCCTGAGAGACGGTTCTTAGCTGAGTACAGGCATTTCGAGATCTTACTGTTTCCTCCCATCTAAGCTTTCTAGTTAACTTCTCAACACCTACTGGATgtattgccatgaaattttgcCCAGATGTCCATGGTTCCCTTGGGAGGAAACCTACCAACTGTGGAGATTTGTTTACCTTTCTTTTGGCTTCACCAGCAGGTTGACAGATGTGGTTTTGAATGAAATGTCTCAGCACCAACTGAACTGATTGCTATGACATTTTGCTCATTCCTTCATGTGTCCTTCACTCACTTCTCAGCTTTTCACATAGCACTGTCACAGTTGTTTAATGCtaaatgctagcatgctaactatGATGGGGAACATGCAAACCCTGTTAAACATCATCATGCTGGCTAAGTCCTGACAAGCACGTTAGCTAAAAGCATGTGGATtctcatttttgattttttagcATTATTTCAGACCTCTGAGTTGATGTCTCCTGAATGTCAAACATGTTGTATTTGTGGTGCATTGTGAAGACATGGAAGACCTTGGCGTTAGTCATGTTGGCAGTGGGTTGCAGGATGGGACCTCTGTGGTACAGACTGATGCATGCCAATGATGCTTGATtggattgggatctggggagttttgAGATCAGGTCAGCGCTTTAGGTTCTTAGTAATGTTCCTtgagctgttcctgagcagtttttgcagtgtgacgCATTATCCTGCTGGGGGAGGCCACTGCCTGAAGCAATGTTTAGCTGGGTAGTATGTGTCAAAGTTATattcacatgaatgccaggatccaatgttttccagcagaacatggTATTATAGGAAtttgatcaatgttattcacttcacctgtcagtggtttcaaTGTTGTTGCTGACTGGTGTATGTGCTCAGTGCACCATCATCTTTCATTAGTTTTTCTATCAGAATGCAAATGGCCTGTTCCAGGAATGGTAACTGAACAAGGGAGCCAGTGGGAATATGGTGGTAAACAAATACACTCTGCAGTATGGAGCCAATGAAGCAATGAGCTCCACCAGTGTCAACAAAACATAAGATCTCCCTCTGAATACTGCTGGGAGATTAGAGTTGAGGCTGGTGTCAACATGTGATGTTGACCAAACACAGATATTCATACTGCGGACATAAGCAACAGGAGAGGTTAGTTTCACTTGTCATATATTTGTAAAGCTTAGCTGTGATTGACTGTCTTGTCTGTATTATACTATCTAAATAATAACacatgaaacacatttaaagtaTGGAACATAATGCATTTCAGTAATGTTAATCATCTGTTAAATGCATAATGAACTGTTGGGGCGGATTGTTCTGGTGTTTTCTCCGAGGGCCCAATTAAAGAGATTTGCTTTTTGCCTACAGCATACTGTAAGCGTGAATGTATGTTAAGTCTCAGTGCCGACACAGAGGCTTGAAGC encodes the following:
- the lrrn1 gene encoding leucine-rich repeat neuronal protein 1, with product MARRRLDCFLLGQMFAGLILLSIALSFVQSNECPQLCVCEIRPWFTPQSTYREAITVDCNDLRLTRIPGNLSSDTQVLLLQSNYIARTSEELEQLFNLTELDLSQNNFSSIRDVGLTNMSQLTTLHLEENQITEMPDYCLQDLSNLQELYINHNQINTISANAFSGLHNLLRLHLNSNKLKTINSQWFESTPNLEILMIGENPVVGIMDFNFKPLGNLRSLVLAGMDLTDVPGNALVGLDNLESLSFYDNKLVRVPQRALQKLPNLKFLDLNKNPVHKIQEGDFKNMLRLKELGINNMGELVSIDRYALDNLPELTKLEATNNPKFSYINRQAFRDVPALESLMLNNNALNALYQSTVDSLPNLREISIHSNPLRCDCVIQWMSSNKTTVRFMEPVAMFCAMPADVRGMHVRDVLQNNLANQCLPMISHDTFPNHLSLDIGMTVDLDCRAMSQPEPEIYWVTPMGNKVMIDTLSDKYSLNNEGTLRISHIQVEDSGRYTCVAQNSEGADTRVTAIRVNGTLLDSTQLMKIYVKQTESHSILVSWKINSNVMTSNLKWSSATMKIDNPHITYTARVPVDVHEYNLTHLQPATEYEVCLTVSNIHQQTQKSCVNVTTKQAAFAVEISDQGTNTALAAVMGTMFAIISLASLGVYIAKRWKRKNYHHSLKKYMQKTSSIPLNELYPPLINLWETDSEKEKEGSSEAKPSQVDTTRSYYMW